Proteins encoded in a region of the Vibrio ponticus genome:
- a CDS encoding TetR/AcrR family transcriptional regulator — translation MTKKLSVDKKQQILDAAEAILAESGFHGLSMQKVAKQAGVAAGTIYCYFSDKEHLLAEVRLNVTQRIADAVQAGVVGDEPLKDRYRTMWLNTWNLAVSNKNALSNRVQYDSLPCTTDIEIRAQEKLMFHQVQKLFEDGKAQKVFKPIANEVLSGLTFEACVALARKHAWGFYHLDDEAIEAAINASWDAVINH, via the coding sequence ATGACCAAAAAACTCAGTGTAGATAAAAAGCAGCAAATTCTGGATGCCGCAGAAGCGATTCTCGCGGAGTCAGGATTTCATGGCTTATCCATGCAGAAAGTCGCCAAACAAGCTGGTGTCGCTGCTGGAACTATCTATTGTTACTTTTCTGATAAGGAGCACCTTCTTGCCGAGGTGCGGCTCAATGTCACCCAGCGTATTGCCGATGCTGTACAAGCTGGGGTCGTCGGGGATGAGCCTCTTAAAGATCGTTATCGCACCATGTGGTTAAACACTTGGAACTTAGCAGTGTCTAACAAAAACGCCCTAAGTAACCGAGTGCAATATGACTCACTACCTTGCACTACCGATATAGAGATTCGTGCACAAGAAAAGCTGATGTTTCATCAAGTGCAAAAGTTATTCGAAGATGGCAAAGCACAAAAGGTTTTTAAGCCGATTGCTAATGAAGTTTTGTCTGGTTTGACATTTGAGGCGTGTGTAGCGCTTGCTCGTAAACATGCGTGGGGGTTTTACCATCTGGATGATGAGGCAATTGAAGCCGCCATCAATGCCAGCTGGGACGCAGTAATTAATCATTAA
- a CDS encoding multidrug efflux RND transporter permease subunit yields the protein MRFTDVFIKRPVLAVSISFLIALLGMQAVFKMQVREYPEMTNTVVTVSTSYYGASADLIQGFITQPLEQAVAQADNIDYMTSQSVLGKSTITVNMKLNTDPNAALSDILAKTNSVRSQLPKEAEDPTVTMSTGSTTAVLYIGFTSDELNSSQITDYLERVINPQLFTVNGVSKIDLYGGMKYALRIWLDPAKMAAIKMTATDVMSVLNANNYQSATGQAVGEFVLYNGSADTQVSNVEELSNLVVKSDEGEVIRLGDIAKVTLAKSHDVYRASANGQEAVVAAINAAPSANPINIAADVLELLPQLERNLPSTIKMNVMYDSTIAINESIHEVVKTILEAAVIVLVVITLFLGSFRAVIIPIVTIPLSLIGVAMVMQAMGFSWNLMTLLAMVLAIGLVVDDAIVVLENVDRHIKLGESPFRAAIIGTREIAVPVIAMTLTLGAVYAPIALMGGITGSLFKEFALTLAGAVFVSGIVALTLSPMMCSKMLKANEEPSKFEQKVHHILDGMTNRYAKMLKAVMDHRPVVLAFAVIVFATLPVLFKFIPSELAPSEDKGVVMLMGTAPSNANLDYMQNTMNDVNKILSDQPEVAFAQVFTGVPNSNQAFGIASMVPWSEREASQAEVANRVGGLVANVPGMAVTAFQMPELPGAGSGLPLQFVITTPNAFESLFAIATEVLTQVKSSPMFVYSDLDLNYDSATMKINIDKDKAGAYGVTMQDIGITLSTMMADGYVNRIDLNGRSYEVIPQVERKWRLNPESMNNYYVRAADGKAVPLGSLITIDVVAEPRSLPHFNQLNSATVGAVPAPGTAMGDAITWFEDVAANTLPSGYNHDYMGEARQYVTEGSALYATFGLALAIIFLVLAIQFESIKDPIVIMVSVPLAICGALIALAWGAATMNIYSQVGLITLVGLITKHGILICEVAKEEQLHNKLSKMDAVMEAAKVRLRPILMTTAAMIAGLIPLMYATGAGAAQRFSIGIVIVAGLAIGTLFTLFVLPVIYSYLAEKHKPLPVFVEDKDLEKLARVDEAKAACRELAKKS from the coding sequence ATGCGCTTTACTGATGTTTTTATTAAACGTCCAGTTTTAGCGGTATCGATCAGTTTCTTGATTGCCTTGCTTGGTATGCAAGCGGTTTTCAAGATGCAGGTTCGCGAATACCCTGAAATGACGAACACAGTAGTGACGGTATCCACCAGCTACTACGGCGCCAGTGCCGACCTTATTCAAGGCTTTATTACCCAGCCTTTGGAACAAGCCGTCGCGCAGGCAGATAATATTGATTATATGACTTCACAGTCTGTGTTAGGTAAATCGACCATCACAGTCAACATGAAGCTCAATACCGACCCGAATGCCGCCTTATCGGATATTCTGGCTAAAACCAACTCGGTACGTTCGCAGCTCCCTAAAGAAGCGGAAGACCCAACGGTAACCATGTCGACCGGTTCAACTACCGCGGTACTGTACATCGGCTTTACCAGTGACGAGCTTAATTCAAGCCAAATCACTGACTACCTAGAGCGTGTGATCAACCCGCAGCTATTTACGGTTAACGGTGTATCGAAGATCGACCTTTATGGTGGCATGAAATACGCACTACGTATTTGGTTAGACCCAGCTAAGATGGCAGCGATCAAGATGACCGCGACCGATGTTATGAGCGTGCTTAACGCCAACAACTATCAGTCCGCAACCGGTCAAGCAGTCGGTGAGTTCGTGCTCTACAACGGTAGTGCGGATACTCAAGTCTCCAACGTCGAAGAGCTATCCAACTTGGTGGTGAAATCCGACGAAGGTGAAGTTATCCGCCTTGGTGATATCGCCAAAGTAACACTGGCGAAAAGCCATGACGTTTACCGCGCGAGTGCCAATGGTCAAGAAGCCGTGGTCGCTGCGATTAACGCCGCGCCTAGTGCTAACCCAATCAACATCGCTGCAGATGTGTTAGAACTGCTGCCTCAACTCGAGCGTAACTTACCTAGCACCATCAAAATGAACGTGATGTATGACTCAACCATCGCGATCAATGAATCCATTCATGAAGTGGTGAAGACCATCCTTGAAGCGGCAGTAATCGTACTGGTAGTAATCACGCTATTCCTTGGTTCTTTCCGTGCGGTAATCATTCCTATCGTTACTATTCCGCTCTCACTGATTGGTGTAGCGATGGTGATGCAGGCAATGGGTTTCTCTTGGAACTTGATGACCCTCCTGGCGATGGTACTGGCAATCGGTCTGGTGGTGGATGATGCGATCGTGGTACTCGAGAACGTTGACCGTCACATCAAACTGGGTGAATCACCTTTCCGCGCTGCAATTATTGGTACGCGTGAAATTGCGGTACCGGTTATTGCGATGACATTAACGCTCGGTGCGGTATACGCGCCAATCGCACTTATGGGTGGTATTACTGGCTCGCTATTTAAAGAGTTTGCCCTCACCTTGGCGGGTGCGGTATTTGTCTCGGGTATCGTGGCACTTACCCTATCGCCAATGATGTGTTCAAAGATGCTCAAAGCTAATGAAGAGCCGAGCAAGTTTGAGCAAAAAGTGCATCATATTCTCGATGGTATGACCAATCGCTACGCGAAGATGCTTAAAGCCGTTATGGACCACCGCCCAGTGGTACTCGCTTTCGCGGTTATCGTGTTTGCCACACTCCCAGTGCTGTTTAAGTTTATTCCAAGCGAACTTGCCCCTTCAGAAGATAAAGGCGTAGTGATGTTGATGGGTACAGCCCCATCAAATGCGAACTTGGACTACATGCAAAACACCATGAACGACGTAAACAAGATTCTGTCTGATCAGCCAGAAGTGGCGTTTGCGCAGGTGTTTACTGGTGTGCCTAACTCAAACCAAGCCTTTGGTATTGCCTCAATGGTGCCGTGGAGCGAACGTGAAGCGAGCCAAGCAGAAGTGGCAAACCGTGTTGGTGGTCTAGTTGCTAACGTTCCAGGTATGGCGGTAACGGCATTCCAGATGCCAGAACTGCCAGGTGCAGGCTCAGGTCTACCACTGCAGTTCGTCATTACCACCCCAAATGCCTTTGAAAGCTTGTTTGCGATTGCGACTGAAGTGTTGACGCAAGTGAAGTCGAGCCCGATGTTTGTCTACTCGGATCTGGATCTGAACTACGATTCAGCGACGATGAAAATCAACATCGACAAAGACAAAGCCGGTGCTTACGGTGTGACGATGCAGGACATCGGTATCACGCTTAGTACCATGATGGCAGACGGCTACGTTAACCGTATCGACCTAAATGGTCGCTCATACGAAGTTATTCCTCAGGTTGAGCGTAAGTGGCGTCTTAACCCAGAATCAATGAATAACTACTACGTACGCGCAGCCGATGGCAAAGCGGTACCTTTAGGTAGCCTAATTACCATTGATGTTGTCGCGGAACCTCGCTCACTACCACACTTCAACCAGCTAAACTCAGCGACGGTTGGTGCAGTACCTGCACCAGGCACTGCAATGGGTGATGCCATCACATGGTTTGAAGATGTCGCAGCGAATACCCTACCGAGTGGTTACAACCACGACTATATGGGTGAAGCGCGCCAATACGTAACGGAAGGTAGTGCGCTGTATGCCACCTTCGGTCTCGCTTTGGCGATCATCTTCTTGGTACTGGCGATTCAGTTTGAGTCAATCAAAGACCCAATCGTCATCATGGTATCGGTACCGCTGGCGATCTGTGGTGCATTGATTGCTCTGGCTTGGGGCGCGGCAACGATGAACATCTACTCGCAAGTCGGTCTGATCACGTTAGTCGGTCTGATCACCAAGCACGGTATCTTGATTTGTGAGGTAGCCAAAGAAGAGCAGCTGCACAACAAACTCAGCAAGATGGACGCAGTAATGGAAGCGGCGAAAGTTCGTCTACGCCCTATCCTGATGACGACCGCGGCAATGATTGCGGGTCTAATCCCACTGATGTACGCCACCGGTGCGGGTGCAGCGCAGCGCTTTAGTATCGGCATCGTAATCGTCGCAGGTCTTGCGATTGGTACGCTGTTTACGCTGTTTGTACTGCCAGTGATTTACAGCTACCTAGCTGAGAAACATAAGCCACTGCCTGTGTTTGTTGAAGATAAAGACTTAGAAAAGTTAGCCAGAGTTGACGAAGCGAAAGCGGCTTGTCGTGAACTCGCCAAGAAAAGCTAA
- the ubiK gene encoding ubiquinone biosynthesis accessory factor UbiK — MFDPKKLEQIAKQIHESMPQPVKDLGADVDQKVRQVIQGQLNKLDVVSREEFDVQTQVLLRTRQKLTEMEKKLADLEAKLADK, encoded by the coding sequence ATGTTTGACCCAAAGAAATTAGAGCAAATCGCTAAGCAAATTCATGAGTCAATGCCGCAACCAGTGAAAGACCTAGGTGCAGACGTTGATCAGAAAGTTCGTCAAGTAATCCAAGGTCAGCTTAACAAGCTAGACGTAGTAAGCCGCGAAGAGTTTGATGTACAAACTCAAGTTCTGCTACGCACTCGCCAAAAACTTACCGAAATGGAAAAGAAACTGGCGGATCTAGAAGCGAAGCTTGCGGATAAATAA
- a CDS encoding efflux RND transporter periplasmic adaptor subunit: MKKWTFFMIVIVLLLFGSVIGFNLFKQQKIAEYLANRPEPEFPVTVTQVKPVDWVPVIEAIGFIEPNQGVTVANETSGVIDKISFESGTQVEEGQLLITLDSEVEKANLKSAQAKLPAAQAKYKRYQGLYKKGSISKEAYDEAGANYFSLQADIESLKASIDRREIKAPFAGEVGIRNVYLGQYLQAGSDIVRLEDTTVMRLRFTVPQTDISRIQLKQEVEIYVDAYPEKPFKGSISAIEPAVNVQSGLIQVQADIPNSDGKLRSGMFARANIILPKLVDQVTLPQTAITYTLYGDNVYIVTEEDGEKRVQQHVVKVGERVADIAHILEGVKPGDTVVTTGQVRLSNGAKVRVVESDATTPPAETPML, from the coding sequence ATGAAAAAGTGGACTTTCTTTATGATTGTCATCGTCTTGCTACTGTTTGGTAGCGTGATTGGTTTCAATCTATTCAAGCAACAAAAAATAGCTGAATATCTCGCTAACCGACCAGAGCCCGAATTTCCGGTGACGGTAACGCAAGTAAAACCTGTCGATTGGGTACCTGTTATCGAAGCGATCGGTTTTATCGAGCCTAACCAAGGTGTCACCGTCGCCAATGAAACCAGTGGTGTGATTGATAAAATCAGTTTCGAGTCGGGAACCCAGGTTGAAGAAGGTCAGTTACTTATCACTCTTGATTCTGAAGTAGAAAAAGCCAATTTAAAAAGTGCTCAGGCTAAATTGCCAGCGGCACAAGCCAAATATAAGCGCTACCAAGGTCTATACAAAAAAGGCTCTATCTCTAAAGAGGCTTACGACGAAGCTGGCGCTAACTACTTCTCACTACAAGCAGACATTGAGAGCCTAAAAGCCTCGATTGACCGCCGCGAAATCAAAGCACCATTTGCTGGTGAAGTGGGTATTCGTAATGTTTATCTAGGTCAGTATCTACAAGCTGGCAGCGATATCGTCCGTCTAGAAGACACCACCGTAATGCGCCTGCGCTTTACCGTGCCGCAAACCGACATCTCGCGTATCCAGCTTAAACAAGAAGTAGAAATCTACGTGGATGCTTACCCAGAAAAACCGTTTAAAGGTTCCATCTCAGCGATTGAGCCCGCTGTTAACGTGCAAAGCGGTCTGATCCAAGTACAAGCGGATATCCCTAACAGCGATGGTAAATTGCGCAGCGGCATGTTCGCCCGTGCCAACATCATCCTACCTAAGCTAGTTGACCAAGTGACTCTGCCACAAACTGCCATCACCTACACCCTGTACGGCGACAACGTCTACATCGTAACAGAAGAAGATGGTGAGAAACGTGTACAACAACACGTTGTAAAAGTGGGTGAGCGTGTGGCTGATATCGCCCATATTCTTGAAGGCGTTAAGCCAGGAGATACGGTCGTGACCACAGGTCAAGTACGTTTAAGTAATGGTGCGAAAGTTCGCGTTGTGGAAAGTGACGCAACCACACCACCTGCTGAAACACCAATGCTGTAA